A part of Geothrix oryzae genomic DNA contains:
- the mqnC gene encoding cyclic dehypoxanthinyl futalosine synthase — protein sequence MLKSVTSPEAILEGVLQGRRISAAEALVLLEQAELPDLAVAATTIRDRHADPRRVSYVIDRNVNYTDVCNVYCTFCAFYHKPGDSRGYVLTKEQLKQKAEETQAIGGTGFLLQGGVNPDLPWDYYLDLVRYLHHDLGIWVHGFSPVEIQMMAKLSGQTLGKTIADLREAGLGSIPGGGAEILVDRIRKRIAPLKGGRDKWLEVMEAAHEEGVKTTGTMMFGITETLAERIEHLEALRDQQDRALARNNGGGYTAFAAWPFQSGHTPWEGKVPKPTDVEYLRTIAVARIFLDNFAHIQSSWVTMGRKTGQLALHYGCDDMGSLMLEENVVSAAGTCYSVNKDEMTRMIRSAGYEPWQRDNIYGEVPAQVG from the coding sequence ATGCTCAAGAGCGTCACCTCGCCCGAAGCCATCCTGGAGGGCGTGCTCCAGGGGCGCCGGATCTCCGCCGCGGAAGCGCTGGTGCTTCTCGAACAGGCCGAGCTCCCGGACCTCGCCGTCGCGGCCACCACGATCCGGGACCGCCATGCCGATCCCCGGCGCGTCAGCTATGTCATTGATCGCAATGTCAATTACACCGATGTCTGCAATGTCTACTGCACCTTCTGCGCCTTCTACCACAAGCCCGGCGACAGCCGCGGCTATGTGCTGACGAAGGAGCAGCTCAAGCAGAAGGCCGAGGAGACCCAGGCCATCGGCGGCACGGGCTTCCTGCTGCAGGGCGGCGTGAATCCGGACCTGCCTTGGGACTACTACCTGGACCTGGTGCGCTACCTCCACCACGACCTGGGCATCTGGGTCCACGGCTTCTCGCCGGTGGAGATCCAGATGATGGCCAAGCTCAGCGGCCAGACCCTGGGCAAGACCATCGCGGATCTGCGCGAGGCGGGCCTGGGCTCCATCCCCGGCGGCGGCGCGGAGATCCTGGTGGACCGCATTCGCAAGAGGATCGCACCCCTCAAGGGCGGCCGCGACAAGTGGCTCGAGGTGATGGAGGCCGCCCACGAAGAGGGCGTGAAGACCACCGGCACCATGATGTTCGGCATCACCGAGACCCTGGCCGAGCGCATCGAGCACCTGGAGGCCCTGCGCGACCAGCAGGACCGCGCGCTGGCCCGGAACAACGGCGGCGGCTACACGGCCTTCGCGGCCTGGCCCTTCCAGAGCGGCCACACGCCCTGGGAAGGCAAGGTGCCGAAGCCCACGGATGTGGAGTACCTCCGCACCATCGCCGTGGCCCGCATCTTCCTCGACAACTTCGCGCACATCCAGAGCAGCTGGGTCACCATGGGCCGCAAGACCGGCCAGCTGGCCCTGCACTACGGCTGCGACGACATGGGCAGCCTCATGCTCGAGGAGAATGTCGTCAGCGCCGCGGGCACCTGCTACAGCGTGAACAAGGACGAGATGACCCGCATGATCCGTTCCGCCGGCTACGAGCCCTGGCAGCGGGACAACATCTACGGCGAGGTTCCCGCCCAGGTCGGCTAG
- the hpf gene encoding ribosome hibernation-promoting factor, HPF/YfiA family, whose product MKVNYTGRHMELTEPLKQFTKERLDKMATYLDDIIDVHVILSVEKHRHAAEITLKTRASAFVASATTDDMYASITQAIDKLDVQARKLQGKRNTRPHESAKAGAVEE is encoded by the coding sequence ATGAAGGTCAACTATACCGGCCGCCACATGGAGCTCACCGAGCCCCTGAAGCAGTTCACGAAGGAGCGGCTGGACAAGATGGCCACCTACCTGGACGACATCATCGATGTCCATGTGATCCTGAGCGTGGAGAAGCACCGCCACGCGGCCGAGATCACCCTGAAGACCCGCGCCAGCGCCTTCGTGGCCTCCGCCACCACGGACGACATGTACGCCAGCATCACCCAGGCCATCGACAAGCTGGATGTGCAGGCCCGCAAGCTCCAGGGCAAGCGCAACACCCGCCCCCACGAAAGTGCCAAGGCCGGCGCCGTCGAAGAGTAG
- a CDS encoding serine/threonine-protein kinase has product MDSDPQEPRPDSRQDEGDPGSSGAIPASTSGGDQATALVRFAETDDTLTPDSQPHSGRKPRAPSASGESSEVAPHLRAPGEDPWDSLPAPESEPGSSGRQVLRVLTLPAWKHYRNLRFLAQGGMGRVFKAYDPTLKRTVALKFLRRDEPDLVARFSLEAQHQARIDHPNICRVYEVGEWQGQSYIAMQFLEGETLDVARLNLTRPEVVQIMETVAEAIHAAHRTGLIHRDLKPANIMVQRGEAGLTPAILDFGLARGHENQQLTQQGLAVGTLHYMAPEQAQSDHARIDRRTDVYGLGATLHKVLTGEPPFAAFDGMEVLRRTLEVEVPPLRRLVPNLPEDLDTITRKCLEKDPARRYPSALALAEDLRRWREGEPILARKPSLAYLTRVWIRRHRLVTAVAGAALVAVLALAGVAMATAASAQARARHAQHFGQEAERIEAMLRYAHLLPPHDVRPELAQARARMAALEAEARRVGPLAAGPAAYALGRGHLALGEVEPARQLLEQAWDSGLKGPEVSLALGRALAASYQRALDLARALPSRELRETREKELARDLRALALTRLREGASAALEAPAYHEALVAFMGGQWDQAQARARAALAATPWLFEAKRLEGEALLESAKALPSPVESYLLLQQAEAALADARRLGPSDPATALAEVRVLAEQVAQRLASGGQAEALLLRCREAVRRSRALQPDGGQAPANLARALIRWAELRPPNAPETRAALQEAAALSAEALRLSPEDPATLATRIPVLLVIGIRDHRARRMDPLPLYQEAQELARKALLRHPQEPLFPALLASACMRRMTWEINTGTPPWASFEEGLTQALALRDRFPDFVGGYQGLATLWVERAEYERRHGLDPRPSVVAALEALSAAARRGLRLRHAGWSEGDAYLIRAQYLLATQGGGEEDFRRATEEYQRALRDNPNLLQAHNALAEAALGRAQSRLELGQDPRPMLAEAADHFERMGHRSAVPDQTEYLKGQLALLRGRLRLASDGNPDPDWAQAMAAFHRAATQGGLAKTQLGLAEVLARAYRHRGRAQDRVQALAAARKALELDPLHAEAWLWIAVVEQEAARRGDERASARAGEAWNRALSLDANLRRTALSLGMP; this is encoded by the coding sequence CTCCAGCGGGCGCCAGGTGCTCCGGGTCTTGACCCTGCCTGCCTGGAAGCACTACCGGAACCTGCGCTTCCTGGCCCAGGGCGGCATGGGGCGGGTGTTCAAAGCCTACGACCCCACCCTGAAGCGCACCGTGGCCCTCAAGTTCCTCCGGCGCGACGAACCTGACCTCGTGGCGCGGTTCTCCCTCGAGGCCCAGCACCAGGCCCGGATCGACCACCCGAACATCTGCCGCGTCTACGAGGTGGGCGAGTGGCAGGGCCAGAGCTACATCGCCATGCAGTTCCTGGAGGGCGAGACCCTCGACGTCGCGCGCCTGAACCTCACGCGGCCGGAGGTCGTCCAGATCATGGAGACCGTGGCGGAGGCCATCCATGCGGCCCACCGCACGGGACTCATCCACCGCGACCTCAAGCCCGCCAACATCATGGTGCAGCGCGGAGAGGCCGGCCTGACGCCCGCCATCCTGGACTTCGGCCTCGCGCGGGGACACGAGAACCAGCAGCTCACGCAGCAGGGGCTGGCGGTGGGGACGCTCCACTACATGGCACCCGAACAGGCCCAGAGCGACCACGCGCGAATCGATCGGAGGACCGATGTCTACGGCCTGGGCGCCACCCTGCACAAGGTCCTGACGGGGGAACCCCCCTTTGCCGCGTTCGACGGGATGGAGGTCCTGCGCCGGACCCTCGAGGTGGAAGTGCCGCCGCTCCGACGCCTCGTCCCGAACCTGCCGGAGGACCTGGACACCATCACCCGCAAATGCCTGGAGAAGGATCCCGCGCGGCGGTATCCGAGCGCCCTCGCCCTGGCCGAGGACCTGCGGCGCTGGCGCGAGGGCGAACCCATCCTGGCCCGGAAGCCCTCGCTCGCCTACCTCACGCGCGTCTGGATCCGGAGGCACCGGCTGGTGACGGCGGTGGCGGGGGCCGCCCTGGTGGCGGTCCTGGCCCTGGCGGGCGTGGCCATGGCCACGGCGGCTTCCGCGCAGGCCCGGGCCCGTCATGCCCAGCATTTTGGTCAGGAGGCGGAGCGCATCGAGGCCATGCTGCGCTACGCCCACCTGCTCCCCCCTCACGATGTGCGGCCCGAACTGGCCCAGGCCCGGGCCCGCATGGCCGCGCTGGAAGCCGAGGCCCGCCGCGTGGGCCCCCTGGCCGCGGGCCCCGCGGCCTACGCCCTGGGGCGCGGCCACCTGGCCCTGGGCGAGGTGGAGCCCGCCCGGCAGCTCCTGGAACAGGCCTGGGACAGCGGATTGAAAGGCCCTGAGGTCTCGCTGGCCCTGGGCCGCGCCTTGGCCGCCAGCTACCAGCGGGCGCTGGATCTCGCCCGGGCCCTGCCCTCCCGGGAGCTGCGCGAGACCCGGGAAAAGGAACTGGCCCGCGACCTGCGCGCCCTCGCCCTCACGCGGCTGCGGGAAGGTGCCTCCGCGGCCCTGGAGGCCCCGGCCTACCACGAAGCCCTGGTGGCCTTCATGGGTGGACAGTGGGACCAGGCCCAGGCCCGGGCCCGGGCGGCCCTGGCTGCCACGCCCTGGCTCTTCGAGGCCAAGCGCCTGGAGGGCGAGGCCCTCCTGGAATCCGCCAAGGCCCTGCCCAGCCCCGTGGAATCGTACCTGCTGCTGCAGCAGGCCGAAGCCGCACTGGCCGACGCCCGGCGTCTGGGCCCCAGCGACCCCGCCACGGCCCTGGCCGAAGTTCGCGTCCTGGCCGAACAGGTCGCCCAGCGCCTCGCCTCGGGGGGCCAGGCCGAGGCCCTCCTCCTCCGGTGCCGGGAGGCCGTCCGGCGATCACGCGCCCTTCAGCCCGATGGCGGTCAGGCCCCCGCGAATCTGGCCCGGGCCCTCATCCGCTGGGCCGAGCTGCGGCCCCCCAACGCTCCGGAGACCCGGGCCGCCCTCCAGGAAGCCGCCGCCCTGTCCGCCGAAGCCTTGCGGCTTTCCCCAGAGGACCCCGCCACCCTGGCCACCCGCATCCCCGTGCTCCTGGTCATCGGCATCCGGGATCACCGGGCCCGCCGGATGGATCCCCTGCCCCTCTACCAGGAGGCCCAGGAGCTGGCGCGGAAGGCCCTCCTGCGCCATCCGCAGGAGCCCCTCTTCCCCGCCCTGCTCGCCAGCGCCTGCATGCGGCGCATGACCTGGGAGATCAACACCGGCACCCCCCCGTGGGCCAGCTTCGAGGAGGGACTGACCCAGGCGCTGGCCCTGCGCGACCGGTTTCCCGACTTCGTCGGCGGGTACCAAGGCCTGGCCACCCTCTGGGTCGAGCGGGCGGAGTACGAGCGGCGTCACGGCCTGGACCCCCGGCCCTCGGTGGTCGCCGCCCTGGAGGCCTTGAGTGCCGCCGCGCGCCGGGGCCTCCGGCTCCGCCATGCGGGTTGGAGCGAAGGGGACGCCTACCTGATCCGGGCTCAGTACCTCCTCGCCACCCAGGGTGGCGGAGAAGAGGATTTCCGGCGGGCCACCGAGGAATATCAGCGCGCCCTGAGGGACAATCCCAACCTCCTCCAAGCTCACAACGCCCTGGCCGAGGCCGCGCTGGGGCGGGCCCAGAGCCGGCTGGAGCTGGGTCAGGATCCCAGGCCGATGCTGGCGGAAGCGGCGGATCACTTCGAGCGGATGGGCCACCGATCCGCGGTGCCCGACCAGACCGAATACCTCAAAGGGCAACTCGCCCTGCTGCGGGGCCGCCTCCGCCTGGCCTCCGACGGCAACCCCGACCCGGACTGGGCCCAGGCCATGGCCGCCTTCCACCGGGCCGCGACCCAGGGCGGCCTGGCCAAAACCCAGCTTGGTTTGGCGGAAGTCCTGGCCCGGGCCTATCGGCACCGGGGCCGGGCCCAGGACCGGGTGCAGGCCCTGGCCGCCGCCCGGAAGGCCCTGGAGCTGGATCCCCTCCATGCCGAAGCCTGGCTCTGGATCGCCGTGGTCGAGCAGGAGGCCGCCCGGCGCGGCGACGAGCGCGCCTCGGCCCGTGCCGGAGAGGCCTGGAACCGGGCCCTCAGCCTGGATGCCAATCTGCGCCGGACCGCCCTCAGCCTCGGAATGCCCTGA
- a CDS encoding WD40/YVTN/BNR-like repeat-containing protein, with protein MPRFRSLAPLAFLLVAAPILAAPKPAVKSEVKPETAASKDSPLAALPFRNLGPAVTSGRVGDIAIDARKPDTWYVAAASGGVWKSLNGGTTWTPIFDKENSFSIGCITIDPRDPLTVWVGTGENNSQRSVAYGDGVYRSLDGGKTWENMGLKTSEHIAKILVDPRDSRVVFVASQGPLWKEGGERGLYKSTDGGKTWKAVLTVDAHTGVTDVLMDPRNPDVMYAASYQRRRHVWGMVDGGPGAGIHKSLDGGQTWTRLKEGLPKEDMGRIGLAIPEGEPDMVYATIEAANKAGGFFRSTDGGRNWERRNEMVSGSAQYYQELFCDPKDPKRVYSMDTWMQVTEDGGKTWRRVGETHKHVDNHALWIDPANTDHLISGCDGGVYESRDRGATWEFKANLPIIQYYRVAVDNARPFYTIYGGTQDNYSMGGPSRTRNLHGATNYDWFVTQGGDGFYSQADPEDPDTVYSESQYGGLARFDRRTGERVELQPQPAPGEEPYRWNWDAPLLLSPHNSKRLYFAAQKLFRSDDRGNNWTAVSPDLTRKIDRSRLKIMDKVQSVDAVARNASTSFFGNIVAFTESPKVEGLLYAGTDDGLIQISEDGGKAWRKAERFPGVPDLTYVACLSASPHQADTVYAAFNNHKNGDFKPYLMRSRDRGRSWEALAGGLPERGSVHTVREDPARAGLLYCGTEFGLFFSLDAGKSWSKFKDLPTIAVKDLAIQAREGDLVVATFGRGFYVLDDLTALREARAEHLEQEAHLFGLRPALAYVPAVPFGGPGKSFQGEALFLAPNPPFGAVFTYHVKTEPKTLKKQRQAQEKEAVKAGQDPAIPSWDALRAEDRELAPAAVLTIAAADGQVVRRITGKAEKGLHRVAWDLRFPNPAPVRLKVPGERDPWDYGAHGALAAPGRYQATLAFQVDGVLKPVAGPVAFEVKPLDADRLSPAQWAEFSAFCARMGETQRAAMAASERLTETQNRLDHVRKALLEATAVDPTLLARARTLHGELKDLRSLLSGDATVASRQEPTAPGVLGRVGEVTGSVWATTQLPTGTQRQNLAWAEEGLKAFQGRFDAASGLLKALEDALEAAKAPYTPGRNSR; from the coding sequence ATGCCCCGATTCCGTTCCCTCGCGCCCCTGGCCTTCCTCCTGGTGGCCGCGCCGATCCTGGCCGCGCCCAAGCCTGCGGTCAAGTCGGAGGTTAAGCCGGAAACCGCGGCCTCCAAGGACTCGCCCCTGGCGGCGCTGCCCTTCCGGAATCTGGGCCCGGCCGTCACCTCGGGCCGGGTGGGCGACATCGCCATCGATGCCCGGAAGCCGGATACCTGGTATGTGGCGGCGGCCTCCGGCGGCGTGTGGAAGAGCCTCAACGGGGGCACCACCTGGACGCCCATTTTCGACAAGGAGAATTCCTTCTCCATCGGCTGCATCACGATCGACCCCCGCGATCCCCTCACGGTCTGGGTGGGCACGGGCGAGAACAACTCGCAGCGCTCCGTGGCCTACGGAGACGGGGTGTACCGCAGCCTGGACGGCGGGAAGACCTGGGAGAACATGGGCCTGAAGACCAGCGAGCACATCGCGAAGATCCTCGTGGATCCCCGGGACAGCCGGGTGGTGTTCGTGGCCTCCCAGGGCCCGCTGTGGAAGGAAGGCGGGGAGCGCGGGCTCTACAAGTCCACGGATGGCGGCAAGACCTGGAAGGCCGTGCTCACCGTGGACGCCCACACCGGCGTGACGGATGTGCTCATGGATCCCCGGAACCCGGATGTGATGTACGCGGCCTCGTACCAGCGGCGTCGCCATGTGTGGGGCATGGTGGATGGCGGTCCCGGCGCGGGCATCCACAAGAGCCTGGACGGCGGACAGACCTGGACCCGCCTGAAGGAGGGCCTGCCCAAGGAGGACATGGGGCGCATCGGCCTGGCCATCCCCGAGGGCGAGCCGGACATGGTCTATGCCACCATCGAAGCCGCCAACAAGGCGGGCGGTTTCTTCCGCAGCACCGACGGGGGGCGGAACTGGGAGCGCCGCAACGAAATGGTGTCGGGGAGCGCCCAGTACTACCAGGAGCTCTTCTGCGATCCCAAGGATCCGAAGCGCGTCTACTCCATGGACACCTGGATGCAGGTGACCGAGGACGGCGGAAAGACCTGGCGGCGCGTGGGCGAGACCCACAAGCATGTCGACAACCACGCGCTCTGGATCGATCCCGCGAACACGGACCACCTGATCTCCGGCTGCGACGGCGGCGTCTACGAGAGCCGCGACCGTGGCGCCACCTGGGAGTTCAAGGCCAACCTGCCGATCATCCAGTACTACCGCGTGGCCGTGGACAATGCCCGGCCCTTCTACACCATCTACGGCGGCACCCAGGACAACTACTCCATGGGCGGCCCCAGCCGCACCCGCAACCTGCACGGAGCCACGAACTACGACTGGTTCGTGACGCAGGGGGGCGACGGCTTCTACAGCCAGGCGGATCCCGAGGATCCCGACACGGTGTATTCGGAAAGCCAGTACGGCGGCCTGGCCCGCTTCGACCGCCGCACGGGCGAGCGGGTGGAGCTTCAGCCCCAGCCGGCGCCCGGCGAGGAACCCTACCGTTGGAACTGGGATGCGCCACTGCTGCTGAGCCCGCACAACTCGAAGCGCCTCTACTTCGCCGCGCAGAAACTCTTCCGCAGCGACGACCGCGGAAACAACTGGACGGCCGTGAGCCCCGATCTCACGCGGAAGATCGACCGCAGCCGCCTGAAGATCATGGACAAGGTGCAGAGCGTGGATGCCGTGGCCCGCAACGCCTCCACCAGCTTCTTCGGCAACATCGTGGCCTTCACCGAGAGCCCCAAGGTGGAAGGGCTGCTCTACGCCGGCACCGACGATGGCCTCATCCAGATCAGCGAGGATGGCGGCAAGGCCTGGCGGAAAGCCGAGCGCTTCCCTGGGGTGCCCGACCTCACCTATGTGGCCTGCCTCAGCGCGAGCCCGCACCAGGCCGACACGGTGTACGCCGCCTTCAACAACCACAAGAACGGCGACTTCAAACCCTACCTGATGCGCTCGCGGGACCGCGGCCGCAGCTGGGAGGCGCTCGCCGGAGGCCTGCCTGAGCGGGGCAGCGTCCATACCGTGAGGGAAGATCCGGCCCGGGCGGGGCTCCTCTACTGCGGCACGGAGTTCGGCCTGTTCTTCAGCCTCGATGCCGGCAAGTCCTGGTCGAAGTTCAAGGACCTGCCCACCATCGCTGTGAAGGACCTGGCCATCCAGGCCCGGGAAGGTGATCTGGTCGTGGCCACCTTCGGGCGGGGGTTCTATGTCCTGGATGACCTGACGGCCCTGCGGGAAGCCCGCGCCGAGCATCTGGAGCAGGAGGCCCACCTGTTCGGCCTCCGGCCCGCCCTCGCCTATGTGCCCGCCGTGCCCTTCGGAGGGCCCGGGAAGTCCTTCCAGGGCGAGGCGCTCTTCCTGGCGCCCAACCCGCCGTTCGGCGCGGTGTTCACCTACCATGTGAAGACGGAGCCGAAGACCCTGAAGAAGCAGCGCCAGGCTCAGGAAAAGGAAGCCGTGAAGGCCGGGCAGGATCCCGCGATCCCCTCCTGGGACGCGCTGCGCGCGGAGGACCGCGAGCTCGCGCCCGCGGCGGTGCTGACCATCGCCGCCGCGGACGGACAGGTGGTGCGCCGCATCACGGGGAAAGCCGAGAAGGGCCTGCACCGCGTGGCGTGGGATCTGCGCTTCCCGAATCCTGCGCCGGTCCGCCTGAAGGTTCCGGGTGAGCGCGATCCCTGGGACTACGGCGCCCACGGGGCCCTCGCGGCGCCGGGCCGCTACCAGGCCACCCTGGCCTTCCAGGTGGATGGGGTGCTGAAGCCTGTGGCCGGCCCCGTGGCCTTTGAGGTGAAGCCCCTGGATGCCGACCGCCTGTCGCCCGCCCAGTGGGCGGAATTCAGCGCGTTCTGCGCCCGCATGGGCGAAACGCAGCGCGCGGCCATGGCCGCCTCGGAGCGCCTGACCGAGACCCAGAACCGGCTCGACCATGTGCGGAAGGCCCTCCTGGAAGCGACGGCGGTGGATCCGACCCTGCTGGCCCGGGCCCGCACGCTCCACGGTGAGTTGAAGGACCTGCGCAGCCTGCTCAGTGGCGATGCCACCGTGGCCTCCCGTCAGGAACCCACGGCCCCAGGCGTTCTGGGGCGCGTCGGCGAGGTCACGGGCAGCGTCTGGGCCACCACCCAGCTGCCCACGGGCACCCAGCGCCAGAACCTGGCCTGGGCCGAGGAGGGGCTCAAGGCCTTCCAGGGCCGGTTCGACGCCGCCTCGGGATTGCTGAAGGCTCTGGAAGACGCCCTGGAGGCCGCCAAGGCTCCTTATACCCCTGGACGCAACTCCCGCTAA
- the rpoN gene encoding RNA polymerase factor sigma-54, which translates to MAAGPFLSQRLAQSQTLALTPAMQLKLKLWQMNLQELSQTIERELEDNPLLELAEDSDEVPTLEAIEEGRDSDVTEASGDQASDGVELPEGVDTVDLGPMLDAAGEMNPENDLERFTEEGVAQVQETELGAENSWDQDLPRTSNLPEEDRLSWEDRLSAFESLQDHLVGQLYETLEHEDPRAPLVERLIDRMDPKGFIRMDPDQPSVEVTPAALAADFGVTEEELRAALDVLQEFDPSGVGCFTVQESLLLQLRHAGAEPDDLAVRIIQDHSEQLSQRDSGKLRKALGCTDEELCLAMEQLKHLNPSPGRAFDPEGERVVKPDVVVLRGEDGNWKVYLNDEGLPRLRVNGEYQRFMASSEAKCDKDFIRERFRSARDFIRGVEDRNRTVLRVSAQIVELQKEFIEHGIERLRPMVLRDVAEATGFHESTISRVVKAKTIHTPQGLYDLNYFFSARPKESDISATVVKHRIKAFVQAEDPAKPLSDEAIAGLLERDGIKVARRTVNKYREELKIPPASQRRRR; encoded by the coding sequence ATGGCTGCCGGTCCCTTCCTCTCCCAGCGCCTGGCCCAGAGCCAGACCCTCGCGCTCACGCCGGCCATGCAGCTGAAGCTCAAGCTGTGGCAGATGAACCTGCAGGAGCTGTCGCAGACCATCGAGCGCGAGCTCGAGGACAATCCCCTGCTGGAGCTGGCCGAGGACAGCGACGAGGTGCCGACCCTCGAGGCCATCGAGGAGGGGCGCGATTCGGATGTGACGGAAGCCTCGGGTGACCAGGCCTCCGATGGCGTCGAGCTGCCCGAGGGGGTGGACACCGTCGACCTGGGACCGATGCTGGACGCGGCGGGTGAAATGAATCCCGAAAACGATCTGGAGCGGTTCACGGAAGAGGGCGTGGCCCAGGTCCAGGAAACCGAACTGGGCGCAGAGAACAGCTGGGACCAGGATCTCCCCCGCACCAGCAACCTGCCGGAAGAGGACCGCCTCTCCTGGGAGGACCGGCTCAGCGCCTTCGAGTCGCTGCAGGATCACCTGGTGGGCCAGCTCTACGAGACGCTGGAGCACGAGGACCCCCGGGCGCCCCTGGTGGAGCGGCTCATCGACCGGATGGATCCCAAGGGCTTCATCCGCATGGATCCCGACCAGCCCTCCGTGGAGGTCACCCCTGCGGCGCTGGCGGCGGATTTCGGCGTCACCGAGGAAGAGCTTCGCGCGGCGCTGGATGTGCTCCAGGAGTTCGATCCCTCCGGCGTCGGGTGCTTCACGGTGCAGGAGAGCCTGCTGCTCCAGCTGCGCCATGCGGGCGCGGAACCCGACGATCTGGCCGTCCGCATCATCCAGGATCATTCGGAGCAGCTGTCCCAGCGCGACAGCGGCAAGCTCCGCAAGGCCCTGGGCTGCACGGACGAAGAACTCTGTCTGGCCATGGAACAGCTCAAGCACCTCAACCCCTCGCCGGGTCGGGCCTTCGACCCCGAGGGAGAGCGCGTGGTGAAGCCGGATGTGGTGGTGCTCCGGGGCGAGGACGGCAACTGGAAGGTCTACCTCAACGACGAGGGCCTGCCCCGCCTGCGCGTGAACGGCGAATACCAGCGCTTCATGGCCTCCAGCGAAGCCAAGTGCGACAAGGACTTCATCCGCGAGCGCTTCCGCAGCGCCCGGGATTTCATCCGCGGCGTGGAGGACCGCAACCGCACCGTGCTCCGCGTGTCGGCCCAGATCGTGGAACTGCAGAAGGAATTCATCGAGCACGGCATCGAGCGCCTTCGGCCCATGGTGCTGCGCGATGTGGCCGAGGCGACGGGCTTCCACGAGAGCACCATCAGCCGCGTGGTGAAGGCCAAGACCATCCACACTCCGCAGGGCCTCTACGACCTGAACTACTTCTTCTCGGCTCGGCCCAAGGAATCCGACATCTCCGCCACCGTGGTGAAACACAGGATCAAGGCCTTCGTGCAGGCCGAGGATCCCGCCAAGCCGCTCTCCGACGAGGCCATCGCCGGGTTGCTGGAACGGGATGGCATCAAGGTGGCGCGCCGCACGGTGAACAAGTACCGGGAGGAACTGAAGATTCCACCAGCTTCCCAGCGCCGGCGCCGATAA
- the lptB gene encoding LPS export ABC transporter ATP-binding protein → MTEQTPCLEAVNLQKRYGDRTVVRDVSLCVGTGEVVGLLGPNGAGKTTTFYMVVGVEAPDRGSIRWLGKDVTALPMHRRARLGIGYLAQESSVFRGLTVWENLMALAELQPVPKAEQKDRCERLLADFHLDKVRDTLGMSLSGGERRRCELARALVTEPRIMLLDEPFAGVDPKSVLEIQGLIADLKARGIGVLITDHNVRETLQIADRAYILADGMIMKHGLPSEIAEDPDIRRVYLGDRFRLD, encoded by the coding sequence ATGACCGAGCAGACTCCCTGCCTTGAGGCCGTGAACCTCCAGAAACGCTATGGCGACCGCACCGTGGTGCGGGATGTGAGCCTCTGCGTGGGCACGGGCGAAGTGGTGGGGCTCCTGGGGCCCAATGGAGCCGGCAAGACCACGACCTTCTACATGGTGGTGGGCGTGGAGGCCCCGGACCGGGGCAGCATCCGCTGGCTGGGGAAGGATGTCACGGCCCTGCCCATGCACCGCCGCGCGCGACTGGGCATCGGCTACCTGGCCCAGGAGTCCAGTGTGTTCCGGGGTTTGACGGTGTGGGAGAATCTCATGGCACTGGCGGAATTGCAGCCGGTCCCGAAGGCGGAGCAGAAGGACCGCTGCGAGCGGCTTCTGGCCGACTTCCACCTGGACAAAGTGCGCGACACACTGGGCATGAGCCTGTCGGGTGGTGAGCGGCGGCGCTGCGAACTGGCGCGGGCCCTGGTGACCGAGCCGCGCATCATGCTGCTGGACGAGCCCTTCGCCGGTGTGGATCCCAAGTCCGTTTTGGAGATCCAGGGCCTCATCGCCGACCTCAAGGCGCGAGGCATCGGCGTGCTCATCACCGATCACAATGTCCGCGAGACCTTGCAGATCGCCGACCGCGCCTATATCTTGGCGGACGGGATGATCATGAAACACGGCTTGCCCAGTGAGATCGCAGAGGATCCGGACATTCGCCGGGTCTACTTGGGCGACCGGTTCAGGCTGGACTGA